The Brassica napus cultivar Da-Ae chromosome C7, Da-Ae, whole genome shotgun sequence genomic interval AGGCACTGGAGAAGTGGAGTTTAGACCTTATGGGGAAATTGCTACCTCGTCATGTGGAGATTATAGAAATGATTGATGAGGAGGTGATCCTTGAACAACATCAAATATCtcttctatttgtttttttgtttctttcgtaTCTGGTCTAATTTTGCACTTTCATGTATTGCAGCTAGTTAGCACAATTGTTTCTGAGTATGGCACCGAGGATCCTGACTTTCTCAAGGAGAAACTGAAGGCAATGAGGATCTTAGAAAACGTCGAGTTGCCTTCTGCCTTTGCAGATGTGATTGTGAAGCCAAAGAacaccaaagattctaaagaaGCTGCTCAAACTGTGGTGGTGAAAAAggaacaagaagaggaagaaactGCTGGCGAGGAAGTGGAAGTTATCCCAGAACCGACAGTTAAACCACCAAAGATGGTCCGTATGGCCAACCTAGCTGTTGTGGGTGGTCATGCTGTAAATGGAGTTGCAGAGATACACAGTGAAATAGTGAAGAAGGATGTTTTTAATGAATTCGTTAAGGTAAACACTCTAACCAGTGAAGCATAATGCTTGATAAATTATAATGTGCCTCGTTGTTGAACATTCTATATCTGTTGCAGTTGTGGCCGGACAAATTTCAGAATAAAACCAACGGAGTAACACCAAGACGATGGATTAGTTTTTGCAACACGTACCTAAGTGATATTATAACTAGCTGGATAGGCACAGAAGACTGGGTCTTAAACACTGAAAAGCTTGCGGAACTAAGGAAGGTATGTGCTTTATCAGATTCAGTGTTGTTTCACATGGTGTTATCTTTATAGTAAGACACTGGTAGCTCTTGTTCTGTCTTTATTCAGTTTGCAGATGATGAAGATCTTCAATCCGAGTGGAGGgcagcaaagaagaagaacaagttaaAAGTTGTATCACTAATCAAGGAAAGAACCGGATATACTGTCAATCCGGATGCAATGTTCGACATTCAGGTCAGTTCCAGAGGTCCCTTGTTTACTTTTTGTCTGTAACGCAGTGAATCCTTTTAAGCCGCTAATCTGATGAGCTCTCTTAACATCTCATCGAACACTAAAATTATTACATTTGGCATTGAATACTATTGCAGATCAAACGTATCCACGAGTACAAGAGACAACTGCTTAATATCTTGGGAATTGTTTACCGATACAAAAAGATGAAGGAAATGAGTGCAAGTGAGAGGGAGAAGGCATTTGTTCCAAGAGTTTGCATATTTGGGGGAAAAGCATTTGCCACATATGTGCAAGCCAAGAGGATTGTGAAATTCATCACTGATGTTGGTTCTACAATTAACAATGATCCAGAAATAGGTGACCTGCTTAAGGTAATTGATCTTTTAGTATATGTACCTTTACGTTCTATTTTAATCGGTCAACCTGCATAATCCTCCATCAATTGGTACCTATATTATAACTGATAATCAGATACCTTGTAGGTTATCTTTGTTCCTGATTACAATGTCAGTGTTTCTGAATTGCTCATTCCAGCAAGTGAGCTTTCTCAGCACATCAGGTATCAACTTCTTTGGCTAAGTCatcttttgagtttttttttttgtcacaattcCATGAGGCTGAAACACTTAAATTGAAAACGTTGGTAAACTAGGAACTGGACTAGTATTATCATGGGAACCTTCGCAACAAATCCTGACATGAGTTTATAATCAATCAATGGTTGTCTCTGCAGTACCGCTGGGATGGAAGCGAGTGGGACAAGCAACATGAAGTTTTCTATGAACGGTTGCATTTTGATTGGAACATTGGATGGGGCTAATGTCGAGATTAGAGAAGAAGTTGGCGAAGAAAACTTCTTCCTCTTTGGTGCCAAAGCTGATGAGATTGTGAACCTTAGGAAAGAGAGAGCAGAGGGAAAGGTATATGATTTAAAAGAGTCAAACCTTGCTAttcttacttcttcttctcacTGTCAAACAGAGCTTCATTTTGAACTGTTACATCTTTTGATTCCAGTTTGTTCCGGATCCTATTTTTGAAGAAGTCAAGCAATACGTTAGAAGCGGTGTCTTTGGCTCAAACTATGATGAACTGATTGGCTCTTTGGAAGGAAACGAAGGCTTTGGACGAGCTGATTACTTCCTCGTTGGGAAAGACTTTCCTAGTTACGTTGAATGCCAAGAAAAAGTTGACGAGGCATACCGAGACCAGAAAGTAAGTAGTGATGCTTCTTCTTTGATCATCAAAGCTTTTACATGTTGACTCTGTTTTAAACTTCCTCAAATATTCAACCTTGAACTTACTATTTAATGATTACAGAGATGGACGAGAATGTCAATCTTGAACACGGCAGGTTCATTCAAGTTTAGCAGTGACCGGACCATCCACGAATATGCCAAAGACATTTGGAACATTAAGCAAGTTGAACTTCCATGAACTTTTTCACCATTAAAGAACTTTTTTGAATATGTCTCTTCTACTTTCCCAAGTTTGCAGTGTATCCAAGTAAAATAAGGAATCATTTGCGATTACAATGAATGTACGAAATAAGATTCAGACAATCAAGCTGGTTACTTTCTTCTATATCATGTCTGTAATACTGTAAAAGTAGCAAACAGTACAAAATGTCAACTATATATCATCTGCACACACCTTTAACGAAGAGGGAAAAAAAGAGCAACAAATGTTTCCAACACATCCTTTCTGTTCAACTAATCTGAAGATTCTATGTAGACAAACCTCTATGTTCAAACAATTTCTCCGGAGAGACCTCAAAGCTTTGGTGGTTTTGGAACAATCTTCTTAGCTTCTGATGAGTCATACGGTGAAACTACAACATTTTCAAACCCCTCTCATAGCTGGAGTTACTCTGTGATCCTTTCTGCATATTACATCTCCGAGGAGAAGGTGATGGTTGAGCAAGAACATCACTGCAACTACTAAACTTTTCGAAACCTTCTTTCAACTCCACAGAATGTTCCTCCTGAGAGACCTCGAAGCTTTTTGATGGTTGTGGAACAATCTTCTTAGCTTCTGATGAGGCAGACGGTGAACTACCATCTTCAAATCTCTTCCTTTTACCCCCTCTGTGAAGATTTTGGTGGCCTCCTAGAGATTGAAAACACCCAAAACTCTTGCCGCATACTTTGCATCTATAGCTACAGTTACTCTCTGGTTCTTCCTGCAACCTACTTCCCAATGGAATAAGCAACGCTTCTTGAGCAACAACATCACCGTAACTGCTAGGCTTTTCGACACCTGAGTGAGAAGACACTTTACTGAAACCTTGCCTCGCCTCAACAGAATGTTCTTCCACATTAGCATCTCCACGTTCAACCAACTCCTCCTGAGAGACTCCAAAGCATGATGGTTCTGGAACAACCTTCTTAGCTCCTGAGTCCGCCAACACAGGCAGTGAATGACCACCTAGAGAACGCTCAAAACTCTTGCCGCATATTTTGATTCTATAGCTAAAGTTACTCTCCCCTTTCGCCAGAGACTTACTCCTCAGAGGAGAAGGCAATGCCTGAGCAACAACAACATCACTGCAAGTAGCAGACACTTCACTGAAGAACTCTTGTTTCGGCTGATCAATACCCGGAGGCAAGTTTCTGATATGAGAAACTCCTTGAGATAACATAACCAAGCTCATGGCAGCTTCATCCATCTCTTGTTTCTCAATCTCACTcataaaagaataagaagaagattcTTTGAGCGACAACGAAGGATCAAGGGCTTTAGATTCGATGGAGGTCGAAACAGAGCaaaaaaccctaaccctaggcTTCCGTTTCAACTCGGAGTGAACCCTCTGGTGACCGTACACAGCTTTCGCAGTCGCGAACCATTTTCCGCAAGTTTTGCAAACGTGAAGAAGGCTCTGAGACATGTCGGCTTCTTCCTCGTACACTGCAAAGCTTTGGTCTTTTTTAGGGTTTCGCTGCCGAAAAAGACACTAAAGGATGAAACTTTCTCTGCTTCTGAACCTGTTTCATCACAAGTAACCCGACACTAATCAAACCCACGAAAATTTACTCGGAAAATTCGAGAAAGGTTTTTGCTTTTCCGTTCAACTTTTCTCGAGaaaatgaggaagaagatggaagagccctaaaaaaacaaaagttgacTTGGACAGCTTACCAGAGAAAAGTTGTCGTCTTTTTATTTTACTGAGTCTCTGAGCTTAGAACCCTAAACAAAAGATTTGGTCTTTCGGGGGAGCTTGGATCAGTCTCGCTGACGATCAAGCTTACTCACAGAGAAGGAGGAGAAAAGTTACTTGTTGTGGAAGGTAGTAAGGCTTTTTCTGAGAGGGTAGTAATCTCCTACACTCGCGCCTACAGTTAACTTCGTTAGTCTCTTTACAACATCTCACACAAAACCGAACCGGTTTTTAAAAAGGAACTAGGAGCAAACCAGATATCATACACATGACTTGGTCCAGAAATGTTAATGCATGCATACTAATGATTATTATCAACAAGaatcatctctcttttttttccacACAGTCTATTGAGTTCCTTCTGagcaaacaaaataaattaaaatagaaattgaaGACTGCAAATTTGAGTCATCATCATCTTGTTCTTCTCTTCTAACCACAAGAGCATTGCGAGTCTTTTTAGTTAATGTCCACTTGAGGAACTTTACCACCagcttgaatgatttgtttCTCAAGCTGCAGCAACAAACACAAATGTCATGAAAGTTTCAAATCATCCAAGTGATTCACTAGAAGAAGCATCTGGACAGAGACTGGATGTATTCACAATCATCACTCACATTGAACATATCTTGAAGCTTTGTCTGTAACGCCTTGTACTCGATATCCACCTGCTGCAGACATCTCACACACCTGTAATTAATTTAACATCAGagacttattattattattattatttcaccAATCTCAACCAAAAGAAACTCGAGTTAAAAGCCTCACCCTTCGTAGTTATTAGCCTCACAGTACTCCTTGAAGGTAACACACAAACCTTTCACCCTCTTGGCACCAACACTGCATATTATACACAAAGACAGAGCTCTTCATCTTTCCACCAAAAGCAAGACAACTAAGGATTTGGAGAAAAAGCTCGAAGCAAAACATACCTGGAGCTACTACCCTTCAACTGATGCACACTCGCACCGACCTGACTAAAATCCACAGTTCCTGTCTGGTCCCTGAAATAGATTGAGTCGTGTAAGAGAAGACAGGCAGAGTTAAATGATGAAAAATGGTATACTTgttagtgacaataaataaataaataaataaaaaaactcacaAAGCTCTGGCCATGTTGCCGATAAGCTTGACACAATCttcaaagaagagagagagaacctcGGCCACAAAATCAGGACTTGCATCATCTTGAAGCTTTTTTAGCTCAGTAAACTGATCATCCAGAAAGCCCTTCACACAAcccaaaaacacacaaaacaaagCAATGATCTAACATCAAAGTTCCAAACTTTTTTTCACTAAGACGCCTTGAAAACTACTTTTGAGAATTCGAATCCCTAACAACACACAGAATCACCAAAGATTCAGGCTTTCGATAGaatgatctatatatatatatatccaattCTGCTCGAATGAAATGGGGGGTTTGAGGGGGAAGTGA includes:
- the LOC106410260 gene encoding alpha-glucan phosphorylase 1 isoform X2; protein product: MDTMRIPGVSSGAESLIQCNALSSLVGRRSDNGRWRTRMFPARSRTWRLSPKRRLFPSVKAVSSEPKEKVADVVIDSEQGPGFSSLSPFGPDAASVASSIKYHSEFTPLFSPEKFELPKAFFATAQSVRDALIINWNATYEYYNRVNPKQAYYLSMEFLQGRALSNAVGNLGLTGAYADALKSLGFDLESVATQEPDPALGNGGLGRLASCFLDSMATLNYPAWGYGLRYKYGLFKQRITKDGQEEVAEDWLELSNPWEIVRNDVSYPVKFYGKVVSGSDGKKQWIGGEDIVAVAYDVPIPGYKTKTTINLRLWSTKAPAADFDLSSYNSGKHTEAAQALFNAEKICYVLYPGDESNKGKALRLKQQYTLCSASLQDIIARFETRSGGSINWEEFPEKVAVQMNDTHPTLCIPELMRILMDLKGLSWEDAWKITQRTVAYTNHTVLPEALEKWSLDLMGKLLPRHVEIIEMIDEELVSTIVSEYGTEDPDFLKEKLKAMRILENVELPSAFADVIVKPKNTKDSKEAAQTVVVKKEQEEEETAGEEVEVIPEPTVKPPKMVRMANLAVVGGHAVNGVAEIHSEIVKKDVFNEFVKLWPDKFQNKTNGVTPRRWISFCNTYLSDIITSWIGTEDWVLNTEKLAELRKFADDEDLQSEWRAAKKKNKLKVVSLIKERTGYTVNPDAMFDIQIKRIHEYKRQLLNILGIVYRYKKMKEMSASEREKAFVPRVCIFGGKAFATYVQAKRIVKFITDVGSTINNDPEIGDLLKVIFVPDYNVSVSELLIPASELSQHISTAGMEASGTSNMKFSMNGCILIGTLDGANVEIREEVGEENFFLFGAKADEIVNLRKERAEGKFVPDPIFEEVKQYVRSGVFGSNYDELIGSLEGNEGFGRADYFLVGKDFPSYVECQEKVDEAYRDQKRWTRMSILNTAGSFKFSSDRTIHEYAKDIWNIKQVELP
- the LOC106410260 gene encoding alpha-glucan phosphorylase 1 isoform X1; this translates as MDTMRIPGVSSGAESLIQCNALSSLVGRRSDNGRWRTRMFPARSRTWRLSPKRRLFPSVKAVSSEPKEKVADVVIDSEQGPEGFSSLSPFGPDAASVASSIKYHSEFTPLFSPEKFELPKAFFATAQSVRDALIINWNATYEYYNRVNPKQAYYLSMEFLQGRALSNAVGNLGLTGAYADALKSLGFDLESVATQEPDPALGNGGLGRLASCFLDSMATLNYPAWGYGLRYKYGLFKQRITKDGQEEVAEDWLELSNPWEIVRNDVSYPVKFYGKVVSGSDGKKQWIGGEDIVAVAYDVPIPGYKTKTTINLRLWSTKAPAADFDLSSYNSGKHTEAAQALFNAEKICYVLYPGDESNKGKALRLKQQYTLCSASLQDIIARFETRSGGSINWEEFPEKVAVQMNDTHPTLCIPELMRILMDLKGLSWEDAWKITQRTVAYTNHTVLPEALEKWSLDLMGKLLPRHVEIIEMIDEELVSTIVSEYGTEDPDFLKEKLKAMRILENVELPSAFADVIVKPKNTKDSKEAAQTVVVKKEQEEEETAGEEVEVIPEPTVKPPKMVRMANLAVVGGHAVNGVAEIHSEIVKKDVFNEFVKLWPDKFQNKTNGVTPRRWISFCNTYLSDIITSWIGTEDWVLNTEKLAELRKFADDEDLQSEWRAAKKKNKLKVVSLIKERTGYTVNPDAMFDIQIKRIHEYKRQLLNILGIVYRYKKMKEMSASEREKAFVPRVCIFGGKAFATYVQAKRIVKFITDVGSTINNDPEIGDLLKVIFVPDYNVSVSELLIPASELSQHISTAGMEASGTSNMKFSMNGCILIGTLDGANVEIREEVGEENFFLFGAKADEIVNLRKERAEGKFVPDPIFEEVKQYVRSGVFGSNYDELIGSLEGNEGFGRADYFLVGKDFPSYVECQEKVDEAYRDQKRWTRMSILNTAGSFKFSSDRTIHEYAKDIWNIKQVELP
- the LOC106410261 gene encoding uncharacterized protein LOC106410261, giving the protein MSQSLLHVCKTCGKWFATAKAVYGHQRVHSELKRKPRVRVFCSVSTSIESKALDPSLSLKESSSYSFMSEIEKQEMDEAAMSLVMLSQGVSHIRNLPPGIDQPKQEFFSEVSATCSDVVVAQALPSPLRSKSLAKGESNFSYRIKICGKSFERSLGGHSLPVLADSGAKKVVPEPSCFGVSQEELVERGDANVEEHSVEARQGFSKVSSHSGVEKPSSYGDVVAQEALLIPLGSRLQEEPESNCSYRCKVCGKSFGCFQSLGGHQNLHRGGKRKRFEDGSSPSASSEAKKIVPQPSKSFEVSQEEHSVELKEGFEKFSSCSDVLAQPSPSPRRCNMQKGSQSNSSYERGLKML
- the LOC106410262 gene encoding histidine-containing phosphotransfer protein 2, translated to MDALVAQLQMQYRNYTVSLYQQGFLDDQFTELKKLQDDASPDFVAEVLSLFFEDCVKLIGNMARALDQTGTVDFSQVGASVHQLKGSSSSVGAKRVKGLCVTFKEYCEANNYEGCVRCLQQVDIEYKALQTKLQDMFNLEKQIIQAGGKVPQVDIN
- the LOC106410260 gene encoding alpha-glucan phosphorylase 1 isoform X3, whose amino-acid sequence is MDTMRIPGVSSGAESLIQCNALSSLVGRRSDNGRWRTRMFPARSRTWRLSPKRRLFPSVKAVSSEPKEKVADVVIDSEQEGFSSLSPFGPDAASVASSIKYHSEFTPLFSPEKFELPKAFFATAQSVRDALIINWNATYEYYNRVNPKQAYYLSMEFLQGRALSNAVGNLGLTGAYADALKSLGFDLESVATQEPDPALGNGGLGRLASCFLDSMATLNYPAWGYGLRYKYGLFKQRITKDGQEEVAEDWLELSNPWEIVRNDVSYPVKFYGKVVSGSDGKKQWIGGEDIVAVAYDVPIPGYKTKTTINLRLWSTKAPAADFDLSSYNSGKHTEAAQALFNAEKICYVLYPGDESNKGKALRLKQQYTLCSASLQDIIARFETRSGGSINWEEFPEKVAVQMNDTHPTLCIPELMRILMDLKGLSWEDAWKITQRTVAYTNHTVLPEALEKWSLDLMGKLLPRHVEIIEMIDEELVSTIVSEYGTEDPDFLKEKLKAMRILENVELPSAFADVIVKPKNTKDSKEAAQTVVVKKEQEEEETAGEEVEVIPEPTVKPPKMVRMANLAVVGGHAVNGVAEIHSEIVKKDVFNEFVKLWPDKFQNKTNGVTPRRWISFCNTYLSDIITSWIGTEDWVLNTEKLAELRKFADDEDLQSEWRAAKKKNKLKVVSLIKERTGYTVNPDAMFDIQIKRIHEYKRQLLNILGIVYRYKKMKEMSASEREKAFVPRVCIFGGKAFATYVQAKRIVKFITDVGSTINNDPEIGDLLKVIFVPDYNVSVSELLIPASELSQHISTAGMEASGTSNMKFSMNGCILIGTLDGANVEIREEVGEENFFLFGAKADEIVNLRKERAEGKFVPDPIFEEVKQYVRSGVFGSNYDELIGSLEGNEGFGRADYFLVGKDFPSYVECQEKVDEAYRDQKRWTRMSILNTAGSFKFSSDRTIHEYAKDIWNIKQVELP
- the LOC106410260 gene encoding alpha-glucan phosphorylase 1 isoform X4 is translated as MDTMRIPGVSSGAESLIQCNALSSLVGRRSDNGRWRTRMFPARSRTWRLSPKRRLFPSVKAVSSEPKEKVADVVIDSEQGFSSLSPFGPDAASVASSIKYHSEFTPLFSPEKFELPKAFFATAQSVRDALIINWNATYEYYNRVNPKQAYYLSMEFLQGRALSNAVGNLGLTGAYADALKSLGFDLESVATQEPDPALGNGGLGRLASCFLDSMATLNYPAWGYGLRYKYGLFKQRITKDGQEEVAEDWLELSNPWEIVRNDVSYPVKFYGKVVSGSDGKKQWIGGEDIVAVAYDVPIPGYKTKTTINLRLWSTKAPAADFDLSSYNSGKHTEAAQALFNAEKICYVLYPGDESNKGKALRLKQQYTLCSASLQDIIARFETRSGGSINWEEFPEKVAVQMNDTHPTLCIPELMRILMDLKGLSWEDAWKITQRTVAYTNHTVLPEALEKWSLDLMGKLLPRHVEIIEMIDEELVSTIVSEYGTEDPDFLKEKLKAMRILENVELPSAFADVIVKPKNTKDSKEAAQTVVVKKEQEEEETAGEEVEVIPEPTVKPPKMVRMANLAVVGGHAVNGVAEIHSEIVKKDVFNEFVKLWPDKFQNKTNGVTPRRWISFCNTYLSDIITSWIGTEDWVLNTEKLAELRKFADDEDLQSEWRAAKKKNKLKVVSLIKERTGYTVNPDAMFDIQIKRIHEYKRQLLNILGIVYRYKKMKEMSASEREKAFVPRVCIFGGKAFATYVQAKRIVKFITDVGSTINNDPEIGDLLKVIFVPDYNVSVSELLIPASELSQHISTAGMEASGTSNMKFSMNGCILIGTLDGANVEIREEVGEENFFLFGAKADEIVNLRKERAEGKFVPDPIFEEVKQYVRSGVFGSNYDELIGSLEGNEGFGRADYFLVGKDFPSYVECQEKVDEAYRDQKRWTRMSILNTAGSFKFSSDRTIHEYAKDIWNIKQVELP